A window of Gossypium raimondii isolate GPD5lz chromosome 7, ASM2569854v1, whole genome shotgun sequence genomic DNA:
gaagtttttttcgCTGCAACTcgagatttatttaattaattgtttattcCAATTAAACATGCTTCATACGAAAACAGTGCAAACTAAGAGTATTTACTTGTAGGTTGGTGAAGAGTAAATGGCATCAGGTGAGGGATTTCTTACTGATGAACAAAGGGAAGTGTTGAAAATAGCGAGTCAAAATGCGGAGACTCCTTTACCATCTCCTAGATTGTCATCATCACCGAAATCCCCTACTTCTTTGCTTTCCGATCACCACTTAAAGGATCCTGCTGGTGGTAAGGCACCAACTTGTGGTGTTGGAGTGAGGCATGTTCGTCGGTCTCACTCAGGGAAGTTTGTCCGTGTAAAGAAAGGTGAGCCTTCTTACTGCTTTGGctatttgatttcattttggttttataattatttttatgtataccTAGGTTTTCTTTCATCATATTGTATTGTTGGGATAAGTTGCATTCAAATCAGTAACTGGTGAAGCTGACTTTTACTAAATAAAGTAGGGTTCGAGGGAAAAATGGCAGAGTACCAAAAAGTCGTATAATATTGACTACTCATCATCAATCTCACCTTAAATGTGTAACTTGATCGTAAAAGATATATTGAAGTTACTGCTGGACGGTGtgatatttgtaatttttgtagAGGTTGGTATGCACCTTTCTTAACTTGCTGAGCAAGTAATTCAGAATGATTCCTATTATATGGTTTACTTACGCTGGAATTGTAGTTAGCAAATTGGGGCCTCAGTAAGATGAAAATAGTTTGGGgaagtttcaaattttgtttgttGATTTTATACCTATAGGTACATTAGCACTTAAAAGTGTTTCATCTTGTGTTCTATTATCCCATGATTTGGGTTTCTTCTCTCCCTGTAATTCATTTAAGCTTAATGGTGTAAGCTCAGATTGACTTATGGTGCTATGGTGCTATGGTGCTATGCTGCTTTGTGTCTGCATTTTTGTCAAAGAACTTAGCTGAAATGTGGGAGAGTCACCAAGGAGTTCTTATATGTTTTTTCTTACTGATTAATTGTTATCCTCCTTAATAATGTTAAAACAGATGGTGCTGGTGGAAAGGGAACATGGGGGAAACTGCTTGATACTGACAGGGAATCACATATAGATCGAAATGATCCTAACTATGACAGTGGAGAGGTATTTGTACCTTTTAGTCTGTTGTATTTTTCATACTTGCTTTTTTACATTTCTTTATCTGGTAAACCACAGTTGTTCATAGAGTTAATGCCACTTGTACCTGCCGTCGATAGTTATTTGTTAATAAGTTCTGAtgatgtttaatttatttacccTTGTCTTTGCCAGGAACCATATCAACTTGTTGGTTCAACTATTTCTGACCCTCTAGATGAGTACAAAAAAGCAGTTGTCTCGATAATAGAAGAATATTTTAGCACTAGCGATGTGGAATTGGCAGCATCCGACCTCAAAGATCTTGGCTCAAGTGAATTTCATCCTTATTTTATTAAGAGGCTTGTCTCCATTGCCATGGACAGGCATGATAAAGAGAAGGAAATGGCCTCGGTTTTGCTTTCTTCATTATATGCTGATGTCATCAGCCCAAACCAGATTAGGGATGGTTTTGTTATGCTTCTCGATGCTGCGGATGACCTTGCTGTGGACATACTGGATGCAGTCAATATCCTTGCTCTGTTCGTAGCTCGTGCTGTGGTTGATGAGATACTGCCTCCAGCATTCCTCACAAGGGCAAAGAAGACACTTCCTGAATCTTCCAAGGGATATCAGGTTCTTCAAACTGCGGAGAAGAGCTATCTCTCGGCACCCCACCATGCTGAACTTTTAGAGAGGAGGTGGGGCGGTAGCATTCATGTCACAGTtgaggaaatgaagaaaaagattgCTGATCTTTTAAGGGAGTATGTGGAGAGTGGTGACACATTTGAGGCCTGTAGATGTATAAGGGAATTAGGTGTTTCGTTCTTTCATCATGAGGTTGTTAAGAGGGCTTTGGTTCTTGCCATGGAAATTCAAGCAGCGGAACTGCTAATGCTGAAACTCCTAAAGGAAGCAGCTGAGGAAGGGTTGATAAGTTCGAGTCAAATGGTGAAAGGGTTTGCTCGGTTAGCAGAGAGTCTTGATGATCTTGCCCTTGACATACCATCTGCGAAAACCTTGTTTCAATCCATTGTCCCAAAAGCTATATCTGAAGGATGGCTTGATGCATCATTCACAAAGTCCTCATGTGAAGATGGAGAGGgtcaaagtgaagaaaaaaGATTGAGACGGTACAAGGAGGAGGTTGTAACTATAATTCATGAGTATTTTCTCTCAGATGATATTCCGGAACTCATCCGGAGTCTTGAAGATCTAGGGTTGCCTGAATTTAATCCTATTTTCTTGAAGAAGCTTGTCACTCTTGCCCTAGATAGGAAGAACAGGGAGAAAGAAATGGCGTCGGTTTTGCTCTCTGCTCTTCACATTGAAATCTTTTCAACCGAAGATATAGTGAATGGGTTTGTCATGCTTCTGGAGTCTGCAGAAGACACGGCCTTGGATATTTTGGATGCTTCGACTGAGCTTGCTCTCTTCTTGGCGAGGGCTGTTATCGATGATGTGTTAGCCCCGTTGAATCTTGATGAGATAGCAAGCAAGTTGTCACCAAATTGCAGTGGAAGTGAGACTATCCGCATGGCACGATCACTTATAACCGCACGCCATGCTGGTGAGCGGCTCCTCAGATGCTGGGGAGGTGGAACTGGCTGGGCTGTAGAAGATGCAAAGGACAAGATAATGAAGCTCCTTGAGGAATACGAAAGTGGAGGTGTTGTAGCTGAAGCTTGCCAATGTATCCGTGACCTTGGAATGCCATTCTTTAACCACGAAGTGGTTAAAAAAGCACTAGTGATGGCCATGGAGAAGAAAAACGATAGGATGCTGAATCTGTTACAGGTATGTTTCGACGAAGGGCTAATTACCATTAATCAAATGAGCAAAGGCTTCACCCGAGTAAAGGACGGCCTTGATGATCTAGCTCTTGATATTCCAAATGCAAAAGATAAATTCAGTTTCTATATGGAGTATGCCCAGAAGAAAGGGTGGCTTCTTACATCCTTCGGGTCATCTGCAATGGAAGCTCCACCAATCGCCACAGCCTCCTGAGATATTGATGTGTTTCTGTCTATACAGTTTCTCGCGCATGCTGTTGCTGTTCTGGTACTCTCCATGCTCATAGCCGTCTTCAAGTTTGAATTCctcatgttttttcttttaattcctttttcAGTGGTCATCCGATGGGAGATTCACACATCCCAGCTAGCCATTGTATAAAGTTGGTTCTTTCCGTCTGCTATATCGAAATAGCTTTAGGTTCGTATTCTAAACAGTGTAGCATGTTGGTTAGgaaatgatatgatatgatatgcgTGCTGGTACTTACCATCATATTATGATGGCATATGATGGTCAGGATGATGGTTGTATACTTCCAAAAAGGATCCATATTAATGTAATGCTCCcatattaaatcttttaattgagaaagtaaaaaaaaaaaagtgttggGGACGATATAGAGTTTTGGTAAAAGCTGAAACCGTGGTAGTTTTGGATCGGGGGTATCAGTTTggaaaatgtattaaattggtTGACCTGTAAAGCGATATGAGCTGGTTGGATTGGGTTAAAAAATcgattgaattatttttttaaaatatatttctttatctttttgatgatttatttaattaaaccgTATGAATCGATTGAATCAATGGTTTAATCGATTTTATCACTGATCTCATTATTTAATTGACCTTTTGTTTGTTGAAGGTTTAAAGGCTAGTGTTTGATGCTGAAAATGTATCAACTAATTGGGAAAGATCTTAGGATCATATTGTTTTGGGTACCGAAACACGTTTCATAAACTATTAGTTGTAACAAAGTTATTATTTAAGACAACATTAATATGGAAATAAGAAGCAAATGTTGCCCATCTTGATCTGCAATGTCGATCCCGACTCTTCATCCTTATAGTAAACATTCCCAAGCTTCCTAATATCCTCCACCAAAGGTTCGTGTctctaatttaatcctttagCCCTTGAGTTTTTGTTTAAgtagttctttatttttatcaatcgTTTTCATCACCCAACTGCTCTTTTTAGCATGAATGAGGGCTTCCCTAATTGCAAAAAGTGATGCTTGTATTTTGTCTTCCAACAAAACATCAGACGTGTACGCATATCTCTATCAATCAATGAGCATGCAATACTTGTACCTGTTTGTCTCCGTTTTACTTCTATTATTCCAGTACAATTATAATCTCTACATGGATGTTTTTTAATCTCAACTCTCTATTTGATGAAAACTTGATTGACtgtatacttttataatttgaaaaggTTTTATTCCACAACCGTCCTAACTCCATTGCTTTATATATTGTACTGTCCACCCTTGCTCTGTTCCTTTAAATACACATTCATTTCTTTGAAGCCAAATGTTCAATAAAATACTCGCCTACAAATACGAGTTGTTTTATGTAGAATTAAACACCTAACATCATAATCATCAACTTCATGGGTTTTGATATCTAAATTTGAGCCAGACCAAATAGCTCTTGAGAAAAGGCAGTGGAGAAACAGGTGATTACTATCCTTCGAGTTGCAAAGGACACAGTTCATGTCCACCCCATTGATTCTTCTGCCAATCTCTTTTTTGCATGGTAACCCGTTAACGCACACCTTCCATGGAAATAACACAGATTTGAATGGTACTTTGAGTTTCCATAAATTGCTCCAATCTTGCTTAGGCCAATCACAATGAAAGGATTGTCGATCTTGTATATTCAGATCATTTAATAATGCCTTGTATCCTAAACTCACAATGTACTCCCCATCATTTGTGAACTTCCATACCTGTAAGTCTCTACCACCAAAGATAGAGAACGATTTTTGTATTAAGTTTCTTATAGA
This region includes:
- the LOC105786600 gene encoding MA3 DOMAIN-CONTAINING TRANSLATION REGULATORY FACTOR 1, encoding MASGEGFLTDEQREVLKIASQNAETPLPSPRLSSSPKSPTSLLSDHHLKDPAGGKAPTCGVGVRHVRRSHSGKFVRVKKDGAGGKGTWGKLLDTDRESHIDRNDPNYDSGEEPYQLVGSTISDPLDEYKKAVVSIIEEYFSTSDVELAASDLKDLGSSEFHPYFIKRLVSIAMDRHDKEKEMASVLLSSLYADVISPNQIRDGFVMLLDAADDLAVDILDAVNILALFVARAVVDEILPPAFLTRAKKTLPESSKGYQVLQTAEKSYLSAPHHAELLERRWGGSIHVTVEEMKKKIADLLREYVESGDTFEACRCIRELGVSFFHHEVVKRALVLAMEIQAAELLMLKLLKEAAEEGLISSSQMVKGFARLAESLDDLALDIPSAKTLFQSIVPKAISEGWLDASFTKSSCEDGEGQSEEKRLRRYKEEVVTIIHEYFLSDDIPELIRSLEDLGLPEFNPIFLKKLVTLALDRKNREKEMASVLLSALHIEIFSTEDIVNGFVMLLESAEDTALDILDASTELALFLARAVIDDVLAPLNLDEIASKLSPNCSGSETIRMARSLITARHAGERLLRCWGGGTGWAVEDAKDKIMKLLEEYESGGVVAEACQCIRDLGMPFFNHEVVKKALVMAMEKKNDRMLNLLQVCFDEGLITINQMSKGFTRVKDGLDDLALDIPNAKDKFSFYMEYAQKKGWLLTSFGSSAMEAPPIATAS